GTGGCGTTGGTTGAGAAATAGACGCGACCGAGGTCGGAGAGAGCTGGAGACACAAAGGCATTCACGTTGAGATCTGTCTTATCGAACCTGAAAAGGTTCAGATGGGCATTGATCACGGCTGTAGCAACCTGCTGGTTTGCTATGGGGACTATGGTTGGGTGGTATTCTGTGTGCTGCCACGCTCCACCCGCCAACACGGAGAAGACTGTCCGGTTGGTGTTCTTGAAATAGCGTCCGACACCACCTCCGAGGGCATTCTGACCAGCGATGCCTTGTTCGGTGCTTTGCAGGAAACCATCAAAGCCGCCGAAGAAGTAATTGTTCTTTCGCAAGAGGCGCAACCCGGAGAAGGATAGTTGATTGCGAGTGGAGGTAGGCACGCCGTTGGAGTTGGAAAGGTTCGAGACGATGCCGGCCTGAACCGCCCAGCGTTCCCGGGGATACCCGACCAGCCCGCTCAGGCTGTACTGGGACGACTGGTTGCCTTTGGAGTAGATGAATCCGAGATCCACGCCGCCGGTGAATCGCTGGAAGAACTTTTCGGAGGTGGCGGAGATATCGACGATTCGGTTGCTTTCGATGGTGACTTTGTTCTCGGGAGTTTCTGCGACCTCAATCTTGATGGGTCGATCGGGGGAGGATTCGGTGCTGTTGAGGACGCCTCTGTACACTGTTCCGCTCTCTGTCTTCACGAGAAATAACTGCTTGCTCTCCAAACGCGCCACCTTCGACCAATCGACGGAGAGGGTCTCGATGACGTAGGGGAGGCTGACATAGAGCACGCCACTGTTCAGGGCCTTGATCTGGCATGTGAAGCGGTCGCCGTTTTTCATGACGATCACGTCGGTGCTTTCTCGCGCCAACAGAGGCACAGCTAAAGCCAGGTGACAGCACAGGATGACGGCACGGATGTTCATAGCGGTACCTCTCCGCGTCAATGGTTCATTCTGGAATGGAGCCCTTGTACACAACTTCAACAAACGACGAGATGAACGCCCCCCAATTAGACGTGATCTTGCAGACCACGACCACTAGTTAGATGTACAGGTCTGTTTACATCCGCTGAACGTCGAACTTAGTCTGGTGAGAGAGTCGCTGTCGACCTACGGAGAAGTCACTTCATGCAGTCCACCAGGAGCTGGATGAGATTTTCTCAGCCTTCAGACTGCGAATTTATGTCAGATAAGAGTTCACTCGTCTCAAACGTCTCAAACAACGATATTGAAGCTTTGTGGAACTCGGTTGAGGAGGAGACTGCTGATCCACGGGAGGGTATCTTCGGGTGGTCTTCCGTTAGTTGGAAGGTGAACCGGGAGGCGGCTCTCTTTCTTGGAGCAGGCCGGGCGGCACTGCTGCAGCTTGCGCATCCGTGGGTGGCGGCGGCGCTGGATCAGCATTCGAATCTGCGGAACGATCCGGTAGCGAGATTTCACAATACGTTCCGCGTCGTGTTCACGATGATCTTTGGGACGCTGTCGCAGGCGTTAGCAGCTTCGAGGCATTTGTACTCGCTGCATACGAGGATTACGGGGGAACTTCCGGAAGGAGTAGCTGGATATCGGCGGGGCGGGCACTATGCGGCGAATGAAGTGAATGCGCTCTTATGGGTCTACTCGACACTGGTGGAGAGCGCGCTGATGGCGTATGACTGCGTGTTGCCTCCGTTGTCGCAAGAAGAACGCAAGAGCTATTACGCGGAGAGCAGGATGATGGCGGCGCTGTTCGGGATTCCCGCGGAAGCGCTGCCTGCCGATTTGGGAGCATTTGAGGAGTACAACCGTGGAATGTGGGATTCGGACAGATTGGGGGTTAGTACGTTATCGCGTGAGATGGCGCAGGGAGTGTTACATGGGCGTGGGTCGTTGGTGACGATTCCGGAGTGGTATCGCGCGTTGACCGCTGCGTGGATGCCGGAACGGCTGAGGGTGGAGTTTGGATTGGGGTTCGGAAGGCAGGAGCAGCAGGCTGCGTTAAAGGCTTTGCGCTGGTTGCCAATCATTTACCGGCGGCTGCCGGGGGCGGTACGGTTTGTCGGGCCATATCAGGAGGCGCTGGCTCGGCTTGAAGGAAAACATGTTCGTTCGCTAGTTGTCACGAGCAATCGATTCTGGATGGGGCAGGGGAGGATGATGTTCTCGGTTGGCGGAAAACAGGATCCCGACGATGAGGATCCGGGCTGAGCGCCACGAAAGCTTCATGGTTACTAGACGATGGTTTGCAGCTCCGGTTCTGGCTTTGCTGCGGTGGTGGCTTTGAGGACGGGGGCGAGCCAGTGGCCGGTGTGGGAGCGCGGGCTGGCGGCGACCTCTTCGGGAGTACCGGTGGCCACGATCTGGCCGCCTCCGCTGCCGCCCTCGGGGCCGAGGTCGATGATCCAGTCGGCGGACTTGATGACGTCGAGGTTGTGCTCGATGACGAGGAGAGAACCGCCGCCTTCGATGAGCTTGCGGAAGGCGGCGAGGAGCTTGGCGACGTCGTCGAAGTGGAGGCCGGTGGTGGGCTCGTCGAGGATGTAGAGAGTTCGGCTGGCGGCCTTTTTTGCGGCTTCGTTGCTGCCGTTACGGTTGGCGATGGAGCGGGCGGCTGCAAGGTGGGACGCGAGCTTGACGCGCTGGGCTTCGCCTCCGGAGAGTGTGGTGGCTGACTGGCCGAGACGAACGTAGCCGAGGCCGACCTCGTCGAGAACGTAGAGCCGGTCGACGATCTTGGGGTGGCCGGCGAAGTAGACGAGGGCCTCCTTCACGGTCATGTTGAGGACGTCGTGGATGTTGCGGCCCTTGTAGCGAATCTCGAGGATGGAGGACTTGTAGCGGGTGCCGTTGCACTCCTCGCAGGGCAGCTCGACGTCGGCGAGGAACTGCATCTCGACCGTGACGGTGCCGTCGCCTTCGCAGACGTCGCAGCGGCCACCGGGGACGTTGAAGGAGAAGTGTCCTGCGGTGAGGCCGCGGCGCTTGGCGTCGGGCTGCGCGGCGAAGAGGGCGCGGATCTCGTCGAAGGCTTTGATGTAGGTGACGGGGTTGGAGCGCGGCGTGCGGCCGATAGGGGACTGGTCGACGAGCACGACCTCGTTGAGGTGGTGAGTGCCCGTGAGCTCGCGGTAAAAGTGCGTGGGCGAGTCAGTGGTATCCGGGCCTTCCGCGGATTGACCGAGGACCTGCGTCAAGGCACGGTAGAGCACCTGGTGGATGAGGGTGGATTTGCCCGATCCGGAGACCCCGGTGACACAGACGAGCATATTCAGGGGAACGTCGAGGTCGACGCCGCGAAGGTTATGGATGCGGGCGCCGGAGAGCTTGAGGTGCTCGCGGCCGGGCTCGCGGCGGTGTTTAGGAACCGGGATATTCGCCCGGCCTGAAAGATATTTGCCAGTAATCGAGTTGGGGTTGGCAGCGACTTGGGCGACAGTGCCAGAGGCCAGAAGCTGGCCACCGAGCTCGCCTGCTCCGGGGCCGAGGTCGAGAAGATGGTCTGCGGAGCGGATGACGTCGGGGTCGTGCTCGACGACGAGGATTGTGTTGCCGAGATCGCGCAGCTCCTCCATGATGCGGATGAGCTTGGCGGTGTCGCGGGTGTGCAGGCCGATACTCGGCTCATCAAGCACGTAGAGCGCTCCGACGAGACGTGAGCCGAGCGAGGTGGCTAGCTGGATGCGCTGGGACTCGCCGCCGCTAAGCGTGGAGCTGAGGCGGTCAAGGGTGAGGTAGTCCAGGCCAACCTGGTGGAGGAAGTAGATGCGCTGGCGAACCTCTTCGAGAATCTTTCCGGCAATTTCAGTCTGTGCGGGCGAGAGCTGAAGCGAGTCGAAGAACTGCTGCGCCTCGGTGATGGTGAAGGAGCAGACCTCACAGATGTTCTTGTTGTTGATGAGCACGGCGCGGGCCTCGGCGCGGAGGCGCTGCCCACGGCAGTCGGGGCAGAGCGCGTAGCCGCGATATTTGGAGAGGAAGACGCGGACGTGCAGCTTGTATTTTTTGCGCTCTAGCGCTGCGAAGAAGCCTCGTATGCCAGGGAAGCTGCCGCTGCCATCTTCGATGAAGCGCTGTTGCTCAGGCGTGAGATCGTACCAGGGGACGTCGGTCGGCACGCCGGCCGCTTTGGCGGCGCGGAGCATCTCGCCGTGGTGGGGCCGGTACTTGGGAGTCGTCCACGGGGCAATGGCTCCGGCGGCGAGCGTCTTCGAGCGATCGGGAATGATGAGGTTCGGGTCGAAGTCGATGGTGTTGCCGAAGCCCTGGCAGCGTGGGCAGGCGCCGTATGGGTTATTGAAGGAGAAGAGGCGCGGTTCGGGCTCGCGGTAGGCGCGATGGCAGGTTGTGCACTCGAAGGCGGCGGAGAAGCGGAGGTACTGTGGTAGAGAAGCGGATTTCTCCGCTCCGGCCCGTTCCGGTCCTCCGGTCGAAATGACAACACTTTCTTCAGAGCGCGGGACAGTGATGAATTGGATCTCTCCGGACTCGCGGTAGCCGGTCTCGATGGCGTCGACGAGGCGGGAGCGGATGTCGGGTGAGAGGGCGAGGCGGTCGACGAGGACGAAGATGGGCTGAGTGAAGTCGAGTTCGAGGAGGGACTCGGGAGTGGAGAACTCTACGATGCGGCCGTTTTGGTAGAGACGGTTGTAGCCTCGGCGGCGAAGTTCGGCGAGACGGTCCTTGAGCGAGTCGGTTAGGTCGAAGGTTGGAGCGACTGCGGATTTTACGGATTTCGCGGATTTTTTTGCGGCGGATTTTTTCGGTTTGGGCTCGGGTTCTTCGGCTTCGTTGGTGGAGGCCTGCTGCATGGGCTCGAGCTTGATCTCGGCGCGGACGATGGGGAACAGCGCGTAGATGCGGGTGGCTGGTTCGCCTTCCCGCCCACCCATTGCGAAGAGGGCGGCGACGATCTCGTCGACGGTATCGCGCTTGACGATGCCTCCACAGTGGAGGCAGGTGACGGTGCCGCAGCGTGCGTAGAGGAGGCGGAGGTAGTCGTAAATTTCTGTGGCAGTGGCTACAGTGGAGCGCGGGTTGCGGGTCTGGTTCTTCTGCTTGATCGCGATGGCCGGGGCGAGGCCGTCCATGTGGTCGACGTCGGGCTTTTCGATGCGCTCGAGGAATTGGCGGGCGTAGGCGGAGAGAGATTCGACGTAGCGGCGCTGGCCCTCGGCGTAAACCGTGTCAAAGGCGAGCGAGGACTTGCCCGAGCCGCTAACTCCGGAGACGACGGTGAGGGCGTTGTGCGGGATGTCGACGTCGATGCCCTTGAGATTGTGGGTGCGGGCTCCGCGGATGGTGATCTGATCGGGCTTGGTGTCGGGCGTCGGGTTGCTCATGGCCAAACTTCTATTTTCAGGCATTGCAGGCTTGAGCGCGAATTAATTGACTG
The Edaphobacter bradus genome window above contains:
- a CDS encoding DUF481 domain-containing protein, whose amino-acid sequence is MNIRAVILCCHLALAVPLLARESTDVIVMKNGDRFTCQIKALNSGVLYVSLPYVIETLSVDWSKVARLESKQLFLVKTESGTVYRGVLNSTESSPDRPIKIEVAETPENKVTIESNRIVDISATSEKFFQRFTGGVDLGFIYSKGNQSSQYSLSGLVGYPRERWAVQAGIVSNLSNSNGVPTSTRNQLSFSGLRLLRKNNYFFGGFDGFLQSTEQGIAGQNALGGGVGRYFKNTNRTVFSVLAGGAWQHTEYHPTIVPIANQQVATAVINAHLNLFRFDKTDLNVNAFVSPALSDLGRVYFSTNATYYIKLPANLSWNVSFYGSWDTQPPGTLSGSDYGTTTGISWTFGTSLRTKPNTIQ
- a CDS encoding oxygenase MpaB family protein: MSDKSSLVSNVSNNDIEALWNSVEEETADPREGIFGWSSVSWKVNREAALFLGAGRAALLQLAHPWVAAALDQHSNLRNDPVARFHNTFRVVFTMIFGTLSQALAASRHLYSLHTRITGELPEGVAGYRRGGHYAANEVNALLWVYSTLVESALMAYDCVLPPLSQEERKSYYAESRMMAALFGIPAEALPADLGAFEEYNRGMWDSDRLGVSTLSREMAQGVLHGRGSLVTIPEWYRALTAAWMPERLRVEFGLGFGRQEQQAALKALRWLPIIYRRLPGAVRFVGPYQEALARLEGKHVRSLVVTSNRFWMGQGRMMFSVGGKQDPDDEDPG
- the uvrA gene encoding excinuclease ABC subunit UvrA, coding for MSNPTPDTKPDQITIRGARTHNLKGIDVDIPHNALTVVSGVSGSGKSSLAFDTVYAEGQRRYVESLSAYARQFLERIEKPDVDHMDGLAPAIAIKQKNQTRNPRSTVATATEIYDYLRLLYARCGTVTCLHCGGIVKRDTVDEIVAALFAMGGREGEPATRIYALFPIVRAEIKLEPMQQASTNEAEEPEPKPKKSAAKKSAKSVKSAVAPTFDLTDSLKDRLAELRRRGYNRLYQNGRIVEFSTPESLLELDFTQPIFVLVDRLALSPDIRSRLVDAIETGYRESGEIQFITVPRSEESVVISTGGPERAGAEKSASLPQYLRFSAAFECTTCHRAYREPEPRLFSFNNPYGACPRCQGFGNTIDFDPNLIIPDRSKTLAAGAIAPWTTPKYRPHHGEMLRAAKAAGVPTDVPWYDLTPEQQRFIEDGSGSFPGIRGFFAALERKKYKLHVRVFLSKYRGYALCPDCRGQRLRAEARAVLINNKNICEVCSFTITEAQQFFDSLQLSPAQTEIAGKILEEVRQRIYFLHQVGLDYLTLDRLSSTLSGGESQRIQLATSLGSRLVGALYVLDEPSIGLHTRDTAKLIRIMEELRDLGNTILVVEHDPDVIRSADHLLDLGPGAGELGGQLLASGTVAQVAANPNSITGKYLSGRANIPVPKHRREPGREHLKLSGARIHNLRGVDLDVPLNMLVCVTGVSGSGKSTLIHQVLYRALTQVLGQSAEGPDTTDSPTHFYRELTGTHHLNEVVLVDQSPIGRTPRSNPVTYIKAFDEIRALFAAQPDAKRRGLTAGHFSFNVPGGRCDVCEGDGTVTVEMQFLADVELPCEECNGTRYKSSILEIRYKGRNIHDVLNMTVKEALVYFAGHPKIVDRLYVLDEVGLGYVRLGQSATTLSGGEAQRVKLASHLAAARSIANRNGSNEAAKKAASRTLYILDEPTTGLHFDDVAKLLAAFRKLIEGGGSLLVIEHNLDVIKSADWIIDLGPEGGSGGGQIVATGTPEEVAASPRSHTGHWLAPVLKATTAAKPEPELQTIV